A window of the Bradyrhizobium ottawaense genome harbors these coding sequences:
- a CDS encoding ABC transporter ATP-binding protein: protein MTTSAAPTAGQNAQDPPAPACTAGIRALSISGVSHSYGPRRALIDINFAVAPASFTALLGLNGAGKSTLFALVTRLFGIQAGHIGIFGHDIGLAPGEALRLLGVVFQPRTLDLDLSVTQNLLYHAALHGIGRRDARSRSGEVLTQIGLADRAGSKVRDLSGGQMRRLEIARALLHRPRLLLLDEATVGLDVKARADILSHVRQLVTEQGIGVLWATHLFDEITASDDLVVLHQGRILAQGPVARVIAEAGADNVNAAFMRLTGTAALAGSPAP from the coding sequence ATGACGACCTCAGCCGCACCCACTGCCGGACAGAATGCGCAGGACCCCCCTGCCCCCGCTTGCACAGCGGGGATACGGGCGCTGTCGATCAGCGGCGTCAGCCATAGCTATGGCCCGCGGCGCGCCCTCATCGATATCAACTTTGCCGTCGCGCCGGCGAGCTTCACGGCGCTGCTTGGCCTCAACGGCGCCGGCAAGAGCACGCTGTTCGCTTTGGTGACGCGGCTGTTTGGAATTCAGGCCGGCCATATCGGTATTTTCGGCCATGACATCGGGCTTGCACCGGGCGAAGCGCTGCGGCTGCTTGGCGTCGTGTTCCAGCCGCGCACGCTCGATCTCGATCTCTCGGTGACGCAAAACCTGCTGTATCACGCGGCCCTGCATGGCATCGGCCGGCGCGACGCGCGCTCGCGCAGCGGCGAGGTGCTGACGCAGATCGGACTTGCCGATCGCGCCGGCAGCAAGGTGCGGGATCTCTCCGGCGGCCAGATGCGGCGGCTGGAAATCGCCCGCGCCTTGCTGCACCGGCCCCGCCTGCTGCTGCTCGACGAAGCCACCGTCGGGCTCGACGTCAAGGCGCGCGCCGATATCCTCAGCCACGTCCGGCAGCTCGTCACCGAGCAAGGCATCGGCGTGCTGTGGGCCACGCATCTGTTCGACGAGATCACCGCCAGCGACGATCTCGTGGTCCTGCATCAGGGACGAATTCTCGCGCAAGGTCCGGTCGCGCGCGTCATCGCCGAAGCCGGCGCCGACAACGTCAACGCCGCTTTCATGCGCCTGACCGGAACCGCAGCTTTAGCCGGGAGCCCCGCGCCATGA
- a CDS encoding YVTN family beta-propeller repeat protein, producing MQAALKQAALKTERFGMWRGCLLPVMAMSLAAASPAHAFMAYVSNEKSNTVSVIDTDSWTVTKTIKVGQRPRGIEFTRDGKFVLVAVGDDDKIEVIDTRTQQVVDSLPSGPDPELFTQDAAGKTLYVANENDNTVTIIDLEKRVRLGDIQVGVEPEGMAISPDGKTLINTSETTNMAHFIDTATRQVVANVLVDSRPRFAEFKRDGSELWVSSEIGGTVSVIDPVKHAVTGKITFEIPGLRREAIQPVGIGMTKDGKTAFIALGPANRIAVVDGASHAIKKYLLVGQRVWHMAFTPEEKYLLVTNGVSNDVSVIDVAAQKVIKTIQVGELPWGITMAQP from the coding sequence ATGCAAGCTGCACTGAAGCAAGCTGCACTGAAGACGGAGAGGTTTGGCATGTGGCGCGGTTGTCTGCTCCCGGTGATGGCGATGTCGCTCGCAGCCGCCTCACCCGCTCACGCCTTCATGGCCTACGTGTCGAACGAGAAGAGCAATACCGTCTCGGTCATCGACACCGATAGCTGGACCGTCACCAAAACCATCAAGGTCGGACAGCGGCCGCGCGGCATCGAGTTCACGCGGGACGGCAAGTTCGTGCTGGTCGCGGTCGGTGACGACGACAAGATCGAAGTCATCGACACCAGGACCCAGCAGGTGGTGGATTCCCTGCCCTCCGGCCCCGATCCCGAACTGTTCACCCAGGACGCCGCCGGCAAGACCCTCTATGTCGCCAATGAGAACGACAACACGGTGACGATCATCGATCTCGAGAAGCGCGTGCGCCTCGGCGACATCCAGGTCGGCGTCGAGCCCGAGGGCATGGCGATCAGCCCTGATGGCAAGACCCTGATCAACACGTCAGAGACGACCAACATGGCGCATTTCATCGACACCGCGACGCGCCAGGTCGTCGCCAATGTGCTGGTCGACTCGCGGCCGCGCTTTGCCGAATTCAAGCGCGACGGTTCCGAACTGTGGGTATCGTCGGAGATCGGCGGCACCGTGTCGGTGATCGACCCCGTCAAGCACGCGGTGACCGGTAAAATCACTTTTGAGATTCCGGGCCTGCGGCGCGAGGCGATCCAGCCCGTGGGCATCGGCATGACCAAGGACGGTAAGACCGCTTTCATCGCGCTCGGCCCGGCCAACCGTATCGCCGTCGTCGACGGCGCGAGTCATGCGATCAAAAAATATCTCCTGGTCGGCCAGCGGGTCTGGCACATGGCCTTCACGCCGGAGGAAAAGTATCTGCTGGTGACCAATGGCGTATCGAACGACGTCTCGGTGATCGACGTCGCCGCGCAAAAGGTCATCAAGACCATCCAGGTCGGCGAGCTACCCTGGGGCATCACGATGGCGCAACCATGA